A stretch of Brachyhypopomus gauderio isolate BG-103 chromosome 3, BGAUD_0.2, whole genome shotgun sequence DNA encodes these proteins:
- the rsph10b gene encoding radial spoke head 10 homolog B isoform X2, whose protein sequence is MSKGEKKKRSDRATPDSSHVKLTADCSSSSAVSEHVGSPDEEHDAPVEFPVSITVSQSSIDQETNHEPKINKIPILSKIIVQRYEGDKCEDVFHGEGVAICQGGHVYKGTFANGLMHGRGEYTWADGLKYEGEFASNIPMGHGTYTWLDGSTYEGEVCCGIRHGAGAYKCTKTSTVYRGQWHQGKRHGKGTIYYNQEVTSWYEGDWLYNQREGWGVCCYPSGNIYEGQWQNNIHHGQGRMKWINLGQQYSGQWVNGVQHGHGTHTWILKRIPGSQYPLRNEYKGEFVQGMRHGKGTFFYSSGAQYSGDWKDNKKHGQGTFIFKNGCIYEGQFLDDRMAEFPVFSVDGALTPDLSGIKTHSQTSDGGDLPSKAKRSSGSKSVLGTDMVLNIQTLLNQMPESQRDQELRQVEFAVMRHTTLLREIYSFYSSLGHNHSPDNTFVLTRLQFWRFLKDCNVHQHGITLAQIDRLTDEDISPEEVHSPFSTLLLRKYLSCIIFAAYHIYHKHTESSVNVLEECFSRLMRQNIIPNAKNIKGPLFCQPLHAATGMTYIDRCWDIYQALCKDNSSSSSGHTMTARHFLWMFKDLGLFDSELTTAKVLEVLSAENPAIYTTTHSNLDLEINFLEFFEALLSCAVVKRIHGIRTAQHSQCELGEQGGTGRTLRGEMRDSSLPSQWNSQNEATAKPSDPTVSSSAGSDFEIRPIQSPRWLCQIQLVMRWNQTKKLQAVCRS, encoded by the exons ATGTcaaagggagagaaaaagaaaaggtcTGATAGAGCTACACCAGATTCCTCACATGTAAAGTTAACAGCGGATTGCTCTTCCTCAAGCGCTGTTTCGGAACACGTCGGTAGTCCAGATGAGGAGCACGATGCTCCCGTGGAGTTCCCAGTATCTATTACTGTATCGCAGTCTTCAATCGACCAAGAAACAAACCATGAGCCGAAGATAAATAAAATCCCTATTCTTTCGAAGATAATTGTTCAGAG GTACGAAGGCGACAAGTGTGAAGATGTGTTTCACGGAGAAGGTGTTGCTATCTGTCAAGGTGGCCATGTTTACAAG GGAACCTTTGCGAATGGTTTAATGCATGGACGTGGAGAATACACGTGGGCTGACGGCTTGAAGTATGAG GGGGAATTTGCATCAAATATCCCTATGGGACACGGAACTTACACGTGGCTAGACGGTAGCACCTATGAGGGAGAGGTATGCTGTGGCATCCGTCATGGTGCTGGCGCTTATAAATGTACCAAAACATCCACTGTGTACAGAGGGCAGTGGCACCAAGGCAAAAGACATGGGAAG GGTACAATATATTACAATCAAGAGGTCACCTCATGGTATGAAGGAGACTGGCTATACAACCAAAGAGAAGGTTGGGGAGTTTGCTG TTATCCATCTGGAAACATATATGAAGGACAGTGGCAAAATAATATTCATCATGGACAAGGGAGGATGAAATGGATTAATCTGGGCCAGCAGTACAGTGGGCAGTGGGTTAATGGTGTCCAG CATGGACATGGGACACACACATGGATCCTGAAACGAATTCCTGGTTCTCAGTACCCCCTTAGGAATGAGTACAAAGGAGAGTTTGTTCAAGGCATGCGTCATGGAAAGGGAACGTTCTTCTATTCAAGTGGGGCACAGTATTCTGGGGACTGGAAAGACAACAAAAAGCATGGTCAG GGCACGTTCATTTTCAAGAATGGTTGCATATATGAAGGGCAGTTCCTTGATGATCGCATGGCTGAATTTCCTGTATTCTCAGTCGATGGCGCCTTAACCCCTGACTTGagtggaattaaaacacactCCCAAACTTCTGATGGGG GTGACTTGCCCAGCAAAGCCAAAAGGTCAAGCGGCAGCAAATCAGTGCTTGGGACTGACATGGTTTTGAACATACAGACACTATTAAACCAAATGCCTGAATCACAAAGAGACCAAGAGCTCCGACAG GTCGAATTTGCTGTAATGAGGCACACTACATTGCTGAGAGAGATATATAGTTTCTACAGCAGCCTTGGGCACAAccactcaccagacaacactttTGTGCTCACTCGCCTGCAATTCTGGCGTTTTCTTAAGGACTGCAACGTCCACCAGCATGGAATAACCCTAGCACAGATAGACCGCTTGACTGATG AGGATATTTCTCCAGAGGAAGTTCATTCCCCTTTCAGTACGTTGTTACTGAGAAAATATCTTAGTTGTATAATTTTTGCAGCATACCACATttaccacaaacacactga GTCTTCTGTCAATGTGCTTGAAGAGTGCTTCTCCAGACTCATGAGGCAGAATATCATTCCCAATGCTAAAAATATTAAAG GGCCTCTTTTCTGCCAGCCTCTCCATGCTGCTACTGGCATGACTTATATTGACAGATGCTGGGACATATACCAGGCCTTGTGTAAAGACaactcttcttcctcctctggcCACACCATGACTGCCAGGCACTTCCTCTGGATGTTTAAG GATCTTGGACTCTTTGATAGTGAGCTAACCACAGCAAAAGTCCTGGAGGTTCTCTCTGCAGAGAATCCTGCAatctacaccaccactcacagCAACCTAGATTTAGAG ATTAATTTTCTTGAGTTCTTTGAGGCCCTGCTGAGTTGTGCTGTGGTGAAGAGAATCCATGGAATCAGAACTGCTCAGCACAGCCAGTGTGAGCTGGGTGAGCAGGGAGGGACTGGGAGAACATTGAGAGGTGAAATGAGAGACAGTTCCCTTCCCAGCCAATGGAACTCACAG AATGAAGCAACAGCAAAGCCTTCAGACCCCACTGTTTCATCTAGTGCTGGCAGTGACTTTGAG ATCAGACCAATTCAGTCTCCAAGGTGGCTGTGTCAAATACAACTGGTGATGAGATGGAATCAAACAAAGAAGCTACAAGCTGTGTGTCGGTCATAG